Proteins from a genomic interval of Treponema brennaborense DSM 12168:
- a CDS encoding DUF308 domain-containing protein, whose protein sequence is MRKTYIGLGILTIVIGLLMLLSPNSWIAVMVIILGSAAILNGVFNLFYLRSIIDDPYYRNAIIIRGILSIIVGLLAIILPLAIAGFVWTVMTYTLAVYLLVSAGIEIYAALKMKAAGIPVKPYYSEIVVSVILAIVLFIISPSTLGTTLIRICGVLLILTGIGVIFWEWKNRNYVINPDSVENAE, encoded by the coding sequence ATGAGGAAAACGTATATCGGATTGGGAATACTTACGATCGTCATAGGACTGCTGATGCTGCTTTCCCCGAATTCATGGATAGCGGTTATGGTCATCATTTTGGGATCCGCTGCCATTTTGAATGGCGTATTCAACCTGTTTTATTTGAGGTCGATCATCGACGATCCGTATTACCGGAACGCGATCATCATTCGGGGCATTCTCAGCATCATCGTCGGACTGCTGGCAATCATACTGCCGCTCGCCATCGCCGGATTCGTTTGGACGGTTATGACGTACACGCTCGCCGTCTATCTGCTCGTTTCCGCAGGAATCGAAATCTATGCAGCACTGAAAATGAAAGCCGCCGGTATTCCGGTCAAACCGTATTACAGTGAAATCGTGGTGTCCGTCATTTTGGCAATCGTCCTGTTCATCATCAGCCCGTCGACGCTCGGTACGACGCTTATCCGTATCTGCGGCGTGCTGCTCATTCTGACAGGTATCGGCGTCATTTTCTGGGAGTGGAAGAACCGGAACTACGTTATCAATCCCGACAGCGTGGAAAACGCCGAATAA